The Cohnella abietis genome has a segment encoding these proteins:
- a CDS encoding ABC transporter ATP-binding protein: MAAPILSLKNVCRSFEGKEVLHGCSLSIHKGEITVIVGHNGSGKSTLFKILSGMGTIDSGKREQGEHAKALSIGYAPDKLPKLRFTAVEYLMSMGRVRGVDVPELKERIEELCQLFRLETSNKQEMRHFSKGMLQKINIMQAMLQPTDILFMDEPLSGLDAHTQEQLIVALGQFKDQGMTIVTTSHETQMIEQLADRVITLKDGQIISDIRKYDGSMSPISYKVITYADNNSDEVDKYAGLQGIVHKRKAGQFWIVHVDSRNSDQLLQALLQAGASIESVENVKAKDSK, from the coding sequence ATGGCAGCACCTATCCTATCTCTAAAGAATGTATGCCGAAGCTTCGAGGGAAAAGAAGTCCTCCATGGCTGCAGCTTATCTATTCATAAAGGCGAAATAACAGTAATTGTGGGACACAATGGCTCCGGTAAAAGCACGCTTTTTAAAATCTTGAGCGGCATGGGAACAATCGATTCAGGGAAGAGAGAGCAGGGCGAGCATGCAAAAGCTTTATCTATCGGTTATGCTCCTGATAAGCTCCCTAAGCTCCGATTCACAGCAGTAGAATATTTAATGAGCATGGGCAGAGTTCGTGGCGTAGATGTGCCCGAATTGAAGGAAAGAATTGAAGAATTATGTCAGCTCTTCCGCTTGGAAACATCGAACAAACAAGAAATGCGTCATTTTTCCAAAGGAATGCTACAAAAAATTAATATCATGCAAGCGATGCTGCAGCCTACGGACATCCTTTTCATGGATGAGCCTCTATCAGGGCTGGATGCTCACACTCAGGAACAATTGATAGTTGCTTTGGGACAGTTTAAAGATCAAGGTATGACGATAGTAACGACCTCTCACGAGACACAAATGATTGAGCAACTGGCGGACAGGGTGATAACGCTTAAGGATGGGCAAATAATTAGCGATATCCGAAAATACGATGGTTCAATGAGCCCAATCTCGTACAAAGTTATAACCTATGCAGATAATAATTCTGATGAGGTAGACAAATATGCGGGATTACAAGGGATAGTGCATAAGAGGAAGGCGGGACAGTTTTGGATTGTTCACGTGGATTCGAGAAATAGCGATCAGCTGCTACAAGCCCTTCTTCAGGCGGGAGCTTCCATTGAGTCCGTAGAAAATGTGAAAGCGAAGGATAGCAAATGA
- a CDS encoding class I SAM-dependent methyltransferase has protein sequence MNDHYYSNKPQSASNRQDFETLLRGFKLRLTSDAGVFSRDGVDYGSRVLIEGMEFPSDAKVLDIGCGYGPIGLIAARLAPQGHVTLIDINERAVELAKHNAKVNGVHNVSFAYSDLFSAVEAETFDVILSNPPIRAGKAVVHQLLEQSWARLNPGGKTWVVIQNKQGAPTARAKLEEVYGEDEVVEVGKDKGFRLYCCTRK, from the coding sequence GTGAACGATCATTACTATTCGAATAAGCCTCAATCGGCAAGTAACCGTCAAGACTTCGAAACATTGCTTCGCGGGTTTAAGCTTCGATTGACGTCGGATGCTGGCGTGTTTTCGCGGGACGGGGTGGACTATGGCAGCCGGGTACTCATCGAGGGTATGGAATTTCCAAGTGATGCTAAGGTTCTGGATATCGGTTGCGGCTACGGACCGATCGGATTAATTGCTGCCCGCCTTGCGCCGCAAGGACATGTTACGCTTATCGACATTAATGAGCGCGCTGTTGAGTTGGCCAAACACAATGCAAAGGTGAATGGGGTACATAATGTATCCTTTGCATATAGCGACCTTTTCTCTGCTGTTGAAGCCGAAACCTTCGATGTAATTTTGTCCAACCCCCCCATTCGAGCGGGCAAAGCAGTTGTACATCAATTGCTAGAGCAATCTTGGGCACGGCTGAATCCTGGCGGGAAGACGTGGGTTGTAATTCAAAACAAGCAAGGAGCTCCAACGGCTAGAGCGAAGCTAGAAGAAGTGTATGGAGAAGATGAGGTTGTTGAAGTAGGTAAAGACAAGGGATTTAGACTTTACTGCTGCACACGCAAGTAA
- the rplL gene encoding 50S ribosomal protein L7/L12 — protein sequence MSKEAILEAIKGMTVLELNDLVKAIEEEFGVTAAAPVAAGGAVAAAEVEEQSEFDVVLIEAGASKINVIKAVREITGLGLKEAKDLVDNAPKAIKEKVAKEEADAVKAKLEEAGAKVEVK from the coding sequence ATGAGCAAAGAAGCAATCTTAGAAGCCATTAAAGGCATGACTGTTCTTGAATTGAACGATCTAGTTAAAGCAATCGAAGAAGAATTTGGTGTTACTGCTGCAGCTCCAGTTGCTGCTGGTGGCGCTGTTGCTGCTGCTGAAGTTGAAGAACAATCCGAATTCGATGTTGTTCTTATCGAAGCTGGTGCTTCCAAAATCAACGTTATCAAGGCTGTTCGCGAAATCACAGGTCTTGGCCTGAAAGAAGCGAAAGATCTTGTAGACAACGCTCCAAAAGCAATCAAAGAAAAAGTAGCTAAAGAAGAAGCAGATGCTGTTAAAGCTAAGCTTGAAGAAGCTGGCGCTAAAGTAGAAGTTAAGTAA
- the rplK gene encoding 50S ribosomal protein L11 produces MAKKVIKLVKLQVNAGKANPAPPIGPALGQAGVNIMAFCKEFNARTADQVGLIIPVVITVFEDRSFTFETKTPPAAVLLRVAAGIPKGSGEPNKKKVATVKRAKVRDIAEQKMQDLNAASVEAAMRMIEGTARSMGVVIED; encoded by the coding sequence ATGGCAAAAAAAGTCATTAAATTGGTAAAGCTGCAAGTTAATGCGGGTAAAGCTAACCCTGCGCCACCGATCGGTCCTGCACTAGGTCAAGCTGGCGTAAATATCATGGCATTCTGTAAAGAGTTTAATGCTCGCACAGCAGATCAAGTGGGATTAATCATTCCAGTTGTTATTACTGTATTCGAGGATCGCTCCTTTACGTTTGAAACGAAGACGCCACCAGCAGCGGTATTGCTCCGCGTAGCTGCAGGAATCCCTAAGGGCTCCGGCGAACCGAACAAGAAAAAAGTTGCTACAGTTAAACGTGCGAAAGTACGTGATATCGCTGAGCAAAAAATGCAAGATCTTAACGCGGCTTCCGTTGAAGCAGCTATGCGTATGATCGAAGGAACTGCTCGCAGCATGGGCGTTGTAATCGAAGACTAA
- the rplJ gene encoding 50S ribosomal protein L10, with protein MANAKIIQAKEQEVEVIATKLRESNCTVIADYRGLNVAQVTQLRKQLREAGIEFQVLKNSLVSRAAANVELNELESILTGPTAIAFGKDVVAPAKIISDFARKNDALKVKGGVVEGRFVDAAQVKALAELPSRDGLLSMLLSVLQAPVRNFALAVKAVSEKNEASA; from the coding sequence ATGGCAAATGCGAAAATCATTCAGGCAAAAGAGCAAGAGGTTGAGGTTATTGCGACTAAGCTACGCGAAAGCAACTGTACGGTTATTGCTGACTATCGTGGCTTGAACGTGGCGCAAGTAACACAGCTTCGTAAACAATTGCGTGAAGCCGGCATTGAATTCCAAGTGTTGAAAAACTCTTTGGTTAGCCGTGCTGCTGCAAATGTTGAATTGAACGAGCTTGAGTCTATCTTAACTGGACCTACTGCTATTGCTTTCGGTAAAGATGTTGTTGCTCCAGCGAAAATCATTAGTGATTTTGCTCGGAAAAACGATGCTCTTAAAGTTAAAGGCGGCGTAGTTGAAGGTCGTTTTGTTGATGCAGCTCAAGTTAAAGCACTTGCAGAGCTTCCGTCCCGCGATGGATTGCTTTCCATGTTGCTCAGCGTCCTGCAAGCACCAGTTCGCAACTTCGCACTCGCTGTCAAAGCGGTTTCGGAGAAGAACGAAGCAAGCGCGTAA
- the rpoC gene encoding DNA-directed RNA polymerase subunit beta' yields the protein MLDVNNFEFMKIGLASPDKIRSWSRGEVKKPETINYRTLKPEKEGLFCEKIFGPTKDWECHCGKYKRVRYKGVVCDRCGVEVTRAKVRRERMGHIELAAPVSHIWYFKGIPSRMGLALDMSPRSLEEIIYFASYVVTDPGDTPLERKQLLSEKEYRSYRDKYGYAFHAGMGAEAVKRLLQDIDLDRELETLKEDLRTAQGQRRNRAIKRLEVVESFRNSGNLPDWMILDVLPVIPPELRPMVQLDGGRFATSDLNDLYRRVINRNNRLKRLLDLGAPDIIVQNEKRMLQEAVDALIDNGRRGRPVTGPGNRPLKSLSHMLKGKQGRFRQNLLGKRVDYSGRSVIVVGPSLRMYQCGLPKEMALELFKPFVMKELVLKGLAHNIKSAKRKVERVSPEVWDVLEEVIKEHPVLLNRAPTLHRLGIQAFEPILVEGRAIKLHPLVCTAYNADFDGDQMAVHVPLSAEAQAEARLLMLASGNILNPKDGKPVVTPSQDMVLGCYYLTMDNNQSYGSGLRFTDVNEAISAYQRSVTGISLHARVVIPVKELKKKTFTPEQQEALIVTTIGKIIFNEIFPETFPYINEATKENLVKGTPDKYFIYDKGADISKYIEDPVIPGAVGKEYLGNIIGECFRIYHTTKTSIILDNIKQLGFTYSTRAGITIGVSDVIVPQEKDQILKKSEERVAVVSTQYRRGLITNEERRDRVIEIWSKTKDEITEILMKSMDRYNNIMLMVDSKARGNKSQITQLGGMRGLMANPSGRIIELPIKSNFREGLTVLEYFISTHGARKGLADTALRTADSGYLTRRLVDVAQDVIVREEDCGTDKGISVSRIEDGKEVIEDLFDRIEGRYAFATIRNPEDGEIIVNRNELIDTPRAEEIVRVGIKQVQIRSVLSCRARHGVCKLCYGRNLATGKKVEIGEAVGIIAAQSIGEPGTQLTMRTFHTGGVAGDDITQGLPRIQELFEARNPKGQAIISELDGVVKEIRETKDRREIELQGGAESKVYPVSYGSRIRVTQGQQVEAGDELTDGSIDPKEMLRIKGIRGVQNYILQEVQRVYRNQGVEINDKHIEVMIKQMLRKIRIVDPGDTILLPGAFVDLHEYEAANREAILSDKEPAVARPVLLGITKASLETDSFLSAASFQETTRVLTDAAIKGKVDRLLGLKENVIIGKLIPAGTGMARYRNIRVVSPFDEETDETAELEPVVVE from the coding sequence TTGTTAGACGTCAATAACTTTGAGTTCATGAAAATCGGTTTGGCTTCCCCGGATAAGATTCGGTCTTGGTCGAGAGGCGAAGTCAAGAAGCCGGAAACGATAAACTACCGGACATTGAAGCCGGAAAAAGAAGGCTTGTTCTGCGAGAAAATTTTCGGACCTACTAAGGACTGGGAATGTCATTGCGGTAAATACAAGCGCGTTCGTTATAAAGGCGTAGTTTGTGACCGTTGCGGTGTTGAAGTAACTCGTGCTAAGGTACGTCGTGAGCGGATGGGTCATATTGAATTAGCCGCTCCGGTCTCGCATATTTGGTACTTCAAAGGTATTCCAAGCCGTATGGGACTTGCTCTTGATATGTCCCCACGTTCTCTGGAAGAGATTATATACTTCGCATCCTACGTTGTAACGGATCCAGGAGATACACCTTTGGAGAGAAAGCAATTACTCTCTGAGAAGGAATATCGCAGCTACCGTGACAAGTATGGCTATGCATTCCATGCTGGCATGGGCGCTGAAGCTGTCAAAAGACTGCTTCAGGATATTGACCTTGATCGTGAGCTAGAGACGCTTAAAGAAGATTTACGCACGGCTCAGGGCCAACGTCGTAATCGTGCGATTAAACGTCTTGAAGTCGTAGAATCCTTCCGTAACTCCGGGAACTTGCCGGACTGGATGATTCTAGATGTGCTTCCCGTTATCCCGCCGGAGCTTCGTCCAATGGTTCAATTGGATGGAGGTCGCTTTGCAACGAGTGACTTGAACGATTTGTACCGTCGTGTTATTAACCGGAACAATCGTTTGAAGCGTTTGCTCGATCTTGGCGCTCCGGATATTATTGTGCAGAACGAAAAACGGATGCTTCAGGAAGCCGTTGACGCATTGATCGATAACGGTCGCCGCGGTCGTCCGGTTACGGGACCAGGTAATCGTCCTTTGAAATCACTCAGTCATATGCTTAAAGGTAAACAAGGCCGTTTCCGTCAGAACTTGTTAGGTAAACGGGTGGATTACTCCGGACGTTCGGTTATCGTTGTTGGACCTAGCTTGAGAATGTACCAGTGCGGTCTCCCTAAAGAAATGGCTTTGGAGCTGTTCAAGCCGTTTGTTATGAAGGAGCTTGTGTTGAAGGGTCTTGCCCACAACATTAAGAGCGCTAAGCGTAAGGTTGAACGTGTAAGCCCAGAGGTTTGGGATGTGCTAGAGGAAGTCATCAAGGAACATCCGGTGCTTCTAAACCGTGCTCCAACTCTTCATAGACTTGGTATCCAAGCTTTCGAACCGATCCTTGTTGAAGGTCGTGCGATCAAGCTTCACCCACTCGTATGTACGGCATACAATGCCGATTTCGATGGTGACCAAATGGCAGTTCACGTTCCGTTGTCCGCAGAAGCACAAGCAGAAGCTCGTTTGCTCATGCTAGCTTCCGGTAACATCTTGAACCCTAAGGACGGTAAGCCTGTTGTTACTCCGTCTCAGGATATGGTTCTTGGCTGTTACTACCTGACAATGGACAACAATCAATCCTATGGATCTGGCTTGCGTTTTACTGACGTCAATGAAGCTATTTCTGCTTATCAACGCAGCGTAACAGGTATTTCACTTCATGCTCGCGTTGTCATTCCGGTTAAAGAGTTGAAGAAAAAGACTTTTACACCTGAACAGCAGGAAGCTCTAATTGTTACGACGATCGGTAAAATTATATTCAACGAGATTTTCCCTGAGACGTTCCCATACATCAATGAAGCAACAAAAGAGAACTTGGTTAAAGGAACGCCTGACAAATACTTTATCTACGACAAGGGTGCAGACATCAGCAAGTATATTGAAGATCCTGTTATTCCTGGTGCGGTAGGTAAAGAGTACTTGGGTAATATCATCGGTGAATGCTTCCGTATCTATCACACGACCAAAACGTCGATTATTCTTGATAATATCAAGCAACTCGGCTTTACTTATTCAACTCGTGCGGGTATTACAATCGGGGTTTCAGACGTTATCGTTCCTCAAGAGAAGGATCAGATTCTTAAGAAATCTGAAGAGCGTGTTGCGGTCGTATCGACTCAATATCGCCGTGGTCTAATTACGAATGAAGAGCGTCGTGACCGCGTTATCGAAATCTGGAGTAAAACGAAAGACGAAATTACTGAGATCTTGATGAAATCCATGGATCGCTACAACAACATTATGTTGATGGTAGACTCCAAAGCACGGGGTAACAAATCGCAGATCACCCAGCTGGGCGGTATGCGGGGTCTGATGGCCAACCCATCCGGACGAATTATCGAGTTGCCAATCAAATCGAACTTCCGTGAAGGTCTGACCGTTTTGGAGTACTTTATCTCCACTCACGGAGCACGGAAAGGTCTTGCCGATACAGCACTTCGTACAGCTGACTCCGGTTACCTGACACGTCGTCTCGTTGACGTAGCCCAAGATGTTATCGTTCGTGAAGAAGATTGCGGAACAGATAAGGGGATTTCCGTATCCCGTATCGAGGATGGTAAGGAAGTTATTGAGGATCTGTTCGACCGTATCGAAGGGCGTTATGCATTCGCGACGATCCGCAATCCAGAAGATGGTGAAATCATTGTTAACCGCAATGAACTCATCGATACGCCTAGAGCGGAAGAAATTGTCCGCGTAGGCATCAAGCAAGTGCAGATTCGTTCCGTACTCAGCTGCCGCGCCCGTCATGGTGTTTGTAAGCTTTGTTACGGCCGCAATCTTGCAACAGGTAAGAAAGTAGAAATCGGTGAAGCTGTTGGTATTATTGCAGCTCAATCCATCGGAGAGCCAGGAACACAGCTCACGATGCGTACTTTCCATACCGGTGGTGTTGCTGGAGACGATATTACACAAGGTTTGCCTCGTATCCAGGAGCTTTTCGAAGCTCGGAACCCGAAAGGTCAAGCTATTATCTCCGAGCTTGATGGCGTTGTTAAAGAGATTCGCGAAACGAAGGATCGTCGTGAAATCGAATTGCAAGGCGGAGCAGAATCCAAAGTATATCCTGTCAGCTATGGCTCGCGTATTCGCGTTACTCAAGGGCAGCAGGTTGAAGCTGGGGACGAATTAACCGATGGTTCTATCGATCCTAAGGAAATGCTTCGCATTAAAGGTATCCGCGGCGTTCAGAACTACATCTTGCAAGAGGTTCAACGTGTTTACCGGAACCAAGGTGTTGAAATCAACGACAAACACATCGAGGTTATGATCAAGCAGATGCTTCGTAAAATCCGCATCGTTGATCCTGGAGATACGATTCTTCTTCCTGGTGCTTTCGTGGATCTTCACGAATATGAGGCTGCCAACCGTGAAGCAATTCTTTCAGATAAAGAGCCTGCAGTTGCACGTCCTGTATTGCTCGGTATTACGAAGGCTTCACTCGAGACCGATTCATTCCTATCGGCGGCGTCCTTCCAAGAGACAACTCGCGTACTGACCGATGCTGCTATCAAAGGCAAAGTCGACAGATTGCTCGGACTCAAGGAGAACGTCATCATCGGAAAACTCATTCCTGCAGGAACGGGGATGGCAAGATACCGCAACATTCGTGTTGTATCGCCATTTGACGAAGAAACCGACGAAACGGCTGAGCTAGAGCCAGTAGTTGTAGAGTAG
- the rplA gene encoding 50S ribosomal protein L1: MAKHGKKYAESVKLIDRDATYESLEAIELVKKAATAKFDETVEAAVRLGVDPRKQDQAVRGVVVLPHGTGKTQRVLVFAKGDKLKEAEAAGADYVGDADLIAKIQQGWFEFDVCVATPDMMSEVGKLGRILGGKGLMPNPKAGTVTNDVAKAIAEIKAGKIEYRLDKAGQIHAPIGKVSFDSEKLNENLNALIEALSRAKPASSKGIYLKNISISSTMGPGARVNASVYR, translated from the coding sequence TTGGCTAAACACGGTAAGAAATATGCAGAGTCCGTTAAGCTGATCGATCGCGATGCTACCTACGAATCGTTGGAAGCAATCGAGCTCGTGAAGAAAGCGGCAACAGCTAAATTCGACGAAACTGTTGAAGCGGCTGTCCGTCTCGGCGTTGATCCGAGAAAGCAAGATCAAGCTGTACGTGGCGTAGTCGTCCTGCCTCACGGCACCGGCAAAACGCAACGCGTTCTCGTATTCGCAAAAGGCGACAAGCTGAAGGAAGCTGAAGCTGCTGGCGCGGATTATGTAGGAGACGCAGACCTCATCGCTAAAATCCAACAAGGATGGTTCGAGTTCGACGTTTGCGTTGCAACTCCGGACATGATGAGTGAAGTCGGTAAGCTTGGCCGTATTCTCGGGGGTAAAGGTTTGATGCCTAACCCTAAAGCAGGCACTGTAACGAATGATGTTGCAAAAGCCATCGCTGAGATTAAAGCCGGTAAAATCGAATATCGTCTCGACAAAGCAGGTCAAATCCATGCACCAATCGGAAAGGTTTCGTTCGATTCTGAGAAATTGAATGAAAACCTTAATGCTCTGATTGAGGCATTGAGCCGTGCTAAACCCGCATCTTCCAAGGGCATTTACCTGAAGAACATCTCGATCTCTTCGACGATGGGACCAGGCGCTCGTGTAAATGCGTCCGTTTATCGCTAA
- the rpoB gene encoding DNA-directed RNA polymerase subunit beta — translation MAGHLVQYGRRARRSYARINEVLEVPNLIEIQQQSYQKFLDEGLREIFQDISPISDFTGNLVLEFIDYSLGDPKYSVDESKERDVTYAAPLRVKVRLLNKETGEVKEQEVFMGDFPLMTETGTFIINGAERVIVSQLVRSPSVYFSTKVDKNGKKNYTATVIPNRGAWLELETDAKDIIYVRIDRTRKIPVTVLLRSLGFGTDAEILDLLGQDDYIRNTLEKDNTDSTEKALIEIYERLRPGEPPTLDNARSLLIARFFDPKRYDLANVGRYKVNKKLHIKNRLFNQRLAETLVDPSTGEIIAEAGQMIDRRLLDQILPMLEKNVGFKNYRVTGGVYESEDIPLQSVSIYSPLEDGKVVKVISNGIIDKSVKNITPADIISSINYFMNLLQSVGNTDDIDHLGNRRLRSVGELLQNQFRIGLSRMERVVRERMSIQDQNAITPQALINIRPVIAAIKEFFGSSQLSQFMDQTNPLAELTHKRRLSALGPGGLTRERAGFEVRDVHHSHYGRMCPIETPEGPNIGLINSLSSFARINEYGFIEAPYRKVDPHTNRVTDDIVYMTADEEDNYIIAQANAQLNPDKSFTDENIIVRYNKQTDNIITMPSDRVDYMDVSPKQVVSVATAMIPFLENDDSNRALMGSNMQRQAVPLLIPEAPFVGTGMEHKSAKDSGVCIVSKYDGFIERVSANEIQLRRVEIIEGKEVRGDIVKYKLQKFMRSNQGTCINQRPLVRRGEIIKKGDIMADGPSTDTGELALGRNVVVAFMTWEGYNYEDAILLSEKLVREDVYTSIHIEEYESEARDTKLGPEEITRDIPNVGEDALRNLDERGIIRVGAEISAGDILVGKVTPKGVTELTAEERLLHAIFGEKAREVRDTSLRVPHGTDGIVVDVKVFTRENGDELPPGVNQLVRAYIAQKRKISEGDKMAGRHGNKGVIARILPEEDMPFLPDGTPVQVVLNPLGVPSRMNIGQVLEVHLGMACKILGIHSATPVFDGARETDVFDAMEEAGMKRNGKWQLRDGRSGELFEREVTVGVMYMIKLAHMVDDKIHARSTGPYSLVTQQPLGGKAQFGGQRFGEMEVWALEAYGAAYTLQEILTVKSDDVVGRVKTYESIVKGENVPEPGVPESFKVLIKELQSLGMDVKILSGDEQEIEMKEMDDEDDATGDKLNLNLEGTEVGVE, via the coding sequence TTGGCAGGACATCTTGTTCAGTATGGTCGCCGTGCACGGCGCAGCTACGCCCGCATTAATGAAGTGTTGGAAGTCCCGAACCTGATCGAAATCCAACAACAATCGTACCAGAAGTTTTTGGACGAGGGCTTGCGGGAAATTTTTCAGGATATTTCGCCAATTTCGGATTTTACCGGCAACTTAGTTTTGGAGTTTATCGACTATAGCTTAGGTGATCCGAAATATTCAGTTGATGAATCGAAAGAACGCGATGTAACTTACGCAGCTCCACTTCGTGTTAAGGTTCGTTTGCTCAACAAGGAAACAGGCGAAGTTAAGGAACAAGAAGTATTTATGGGTGATTTTCCGCTCATGACCGAAACGGGAACATTCATTATCAACGGTGCGGAACGTGTAATCGTCAGCCAGTTGGTTCGCTCCCCGAGTGTCTACTTCAGTACTAAGGTAGATAAGAACGGTAAGAAAAACTATACGGCTACAGTCATTCCGAATCGTGGAGCTTGGCTGGAGCTTGAGACGGATGCAAAGGATATCATCTACGTGCGTATCGATCGCACTCGCAAAATCCCAGTAACTGTACTCCTTCGCTCTTTGGGCTTTGGAACTGATGCAGAAATTCTGGATTTGCTAGGACAAGATGACTACATCCGCAATACGCTTGAGAAGGACAATACGGATTCTACTGAGAAAGCGCTCATTGAAATCTACGAGCGTCTTCGTCCAGGTGAACCGCCAACTTTGGATAATGCTCGCAGCTTGCTAATTGCACGCTTCTTCGATCCGAAGCGTTACGACCTAGCAAACGTAGGACGTTACAAGGTTAATAAAAAGCTGCATATCAAAAACCGTTTGTTCAACCAGCGCCTAGCGGAAACGCTTGTAGATCCATCCACTGGAGAGATCATAGCTGAAGCTGGACAAATGATTGATCGCAGATTGTTGGATCAAATTCTCCCTATGCTTGAGAAAAACGTAGGGTTCAAAAACTATCGGGTAACGGGTGGCGTTTACGAGTCAGAGGATATTCCTTTGCAATCCGTCAGCATCTACTCGCCTTTAGAAGATGGAAAAGTAGTTAAGGTTATTTCCAACGGCATCATCGATAAGTCGGTGAAGAATATTACGCCTGCGGACATTATCTCGTCTATTAACTACTTCATGAATTTGCTGCAATCCGTCGGTAACACAGATGATATCGATCACTTGGGTAACCGTCGTCTCCGCTCTGTTGGAGAATTGCTGCAAAATCAATTCCGTATCGGCTTGTCCCGGATGGAACGGGTTGTACGGGAAAGAATGTCCATTCAGGATCAGAATGCCATTACGCCTCAGGCGCTAATCAATATTCGTCCTGTTATTGCGGCAATTAAAGAGTTCTTCGGATCCTCTCAATTGTCCCAATTTATGGATCAAACCAATCCGCTTGCAGAATTGACGCATAAGCGTCGTCTATCGGCTCTCGGACCTGGTGGTTTGACTCGGGAACGCGCGGGCTTCGAAGTTCGTGACGTCCATCACTCCCACTATGGCCGTATGTGTCCAATCGAGACACCAGAAGGACCGAACATCGGATTGATCAACTCCTTGTCTTCCTTCGCACGGATTAACGAGTATGGCTTTATCGAGGCACCTTATCGTAAAGTCGATCCTCATACAAACCGGGTTACGGATGACATCGTCTACATGACGGCTGATGAAGAGGACAATTATATCATCGCGCAAGCGAATGCACAGTTGAACCCTGACAAGTCTTTCACAGACGAAAATATTATTGTCCGTTATAACAAACAGACCGATAATATCATCACAATGCCGAGCGATCGCGTTGACTACATGGATGTATCCCCTAAGCAGGTTGTGTCTGTCGCTACAGCGATGATACCGTTCCTCGAGAACGATGACTCCAACCGTGCGCTCATGGGATCTAACATGCAACGTCAAGCCGTTCCGTTGTTAATACCGGAAGCACCATTCGTTGGTACAGGAATGGAGCACAAGTCTGCTAAAGACTCCGGGGTATGTATTGTGTCCAAATATGACGGATTCATCGAAAGAGTTTCTGCCAATGAAATCCAATTGCGTCGAGTTGAGATAATCGAAGGCAAAGAAGTCAGAGGCGATATCGTTAAATACAAGCTTCAGAAGTTTATGCGTTCTAACCAAGGAACGTGCATTAACCAAAGGCCACTTGTTCGTCGCGGAGAAATTATTAAAAAAGGCGACATTATGGCTGATGGACCTTCAACGGATACGGGCGAGCTAGCGCTTGGTCGCAACGTTGTCGTTGCCTTCATGACTTGGGAAGGCTACAACTATGAGGATGCTATCTTGTTGTCCGAGAAGCTAGTTCGGGAAGATGTCTATACTTCAATTCACATTGAGGAATATGAATCAGAAGCCCGTGATACTAAGCTCGGACCTGAAGAGATCACTCGTGATATTCCGAACGTCGGGGAAGACGCGCTTCGCAATCTTGATGAGCGTGGAATTATCCGTGTCGGTGCTGAAATTAGCGCAGGTGATATCCTCGTAGGTAAAGTTACACCTAAGGGTGTAACAGAGCTTACAGCTGAAGAACGCTTGTTGCACGCGATTTTTGGAGAGAAGGCTCGTGAAGTCCGTGATACCTCTCTTCGCGTACCGCATGGTACAGACGGAATCGTAGTCGACGTTAAAGTGTTTACCCGTGAGAACGGTGATGAGCTTCCTCCTGGCGTTAACCAACTGGTCCGTGCTTACATCGCACAAAAACGGAAAATTTCCGAAGGCGATAAAATGGCTGGACGTCATGGTAACAAAGGGGTTATCGCTCGTATCCTGCCGGAAGAAGATATGCCTTTCCTTCCAGATGGCACTCCGGTTCAAGTTGTTCTTAACCCGCTCGGCGTACCTTCTCGGATGAACATCGGTCAAGTACTGGAAGTTCACTTAGGAATGGCTTGTAAGATCCTTGGCATTCACTCTGCTACGCCTGTATTCGACGGAGCGCGTGAAACGGATGTATTCGATGCTATGGAAGAAGCCGGTATGAAACGTAACGGTAAATGGCAGCTGCGTGATGGACGTTCAGGTGAATTGTTTGAACGTGAAGTTACTGTTGGTGTCATGTATATGATCAAGCTTGCGCATATGGTCGACGACAAAATCCATGCTCGTTCTACTGGACCTTACTCTCTCGTTACACAACAGCCGCTGGGTGGTAAAGCTCAGTTCGGTGGTCAACGTTTCGGGGAGATGGAGGTTTGGGCATTGGAGGCTTATGGCGCTGCCTATACGCTTCAAGAAATATTGACCGTCAAATCAGATGATGTCGTCGGTCGTGTCAAAACCTACGAATCGATTGTCAAAGGCGAGAACGTGCCGGAGCCGGGTGTTCCAGAATCGTTCAAGGTATTGATTAAGGAACTCCAAAGTCTCGGTATGGATGTTAAAATCTTGTCCGGAGATGAGCAGGAGATCGAAATGAAGGAAATGGACGACGAGGACGATGCCACGGGAGATAAGCTAAACCTTAATCTCGAGGGTACAGAAGTCGGTGTCGAATAG